Part of the Arthrobacter globiformis genome is shown below.
CCAGGTGATCACCGCCGTCGCCGACCGCCGCTCCAGCGCGGGCCGCAGCGGCCTCTACGACATCCAGATCTTCGCTGCCGATCCCACGGCCCAACTGCCGGGGGAACTCATCGCAGAGTTCCGTGGACGCAGCCGTACCATCCCCAAGAAGTAGGAAGCAGACCATGACCCTCCACGCTCCTGAACCCACTCTCGCCGCGCACACCGACGCCGTGCTCGACCCCGAGGAGACCATGTCCCGGGACGAACTTGAGACGCTTCAGCTCAGCCGGCTCCGGCACACCGTCGCCTACGCCTACGACCGGGTTCCGCTGTACAAGCGCAAGTTCGACGACGCCGGGATCCACCCCTCGGACCTGCGCGAACTCGCGGACCTCGGCAATTTCCCCTTCACCACCAAGGAGGACCTCCGCCAGGAGTACCCCTTCGGCATGTTCGCCGTCCCGCAGAGCGACGTGGCGCGCGTGCACGCCAGCTCGGGCACCACGGGCCGGCCCACCGTCGTCGGGTACACCAAGCAGGACCTGGCCGACTGGGCCAAACTGGTGGCCCGCTGCCTCCGCGCGTCCGGCGTCCGCCCCGGCATGAAGGTCCACAACGCCTACGGCTACGGCCTGTTCACCGGCGGCCTTGGTGCCCACGCCGGTGCCGAAGCCCTCGGCTGCACCGTGATTCCGATGTCCGGCGGGCAAACCGAGCGCCAGATCCAGATGATCCAGGACTTCGAGCCGGACGCCATCCTGGCCACCCCCACCTACCTGCTTACCATCGCGGACGCCATGGCGCACATGGGCATCGACCCCACCTCCACGTCGCTGAAATACGCCGTGCTCGGCGCCGAACCGTGGACGCAGGAGATGCGGCACGAGCTCGAAGTCACCATGAACATCAAGGCCTGCGACATTTACGGGCTGTCCGAAGTCATGGGTCCCGGTGTTGCGGGTGAATGCGTGGAGACCCAAGATGGCAGCCACATCTGGGAGGACCACTTCCGCCCCGAGATCATCGACCCCTTCAACCCCGCTCCGGGCAAGGAAAACGTGCTCGCCGACGGGGAGCACGGAGAACTGGTGTTCACCTCGCTCACCAAGGAAGCCCTGCCGATCATCCGCTACCGCACCAAGGACCTTACCCGCCTGCTTCCCGGCACCGCTCGCCCGGCACACCGCCGGATGGGGCGCATCACCGGCCGCAGCGACGACATGATTATCCTCCGCGGCGTGAACCTCTTCCCGTCCCAAATCGAGGAAATCGCCCTGCGCATCCCCGAGCTCAGCCCGCACTTCCAGCTGGAGCTCACGCGGCCCGAGGGACAGCGCATGGACCAGCTGACCGTGAAGATCGAGCGCCGTGACAATGTCACCGCCGGGCAGAGCACGACGGCGGCCCACACCTTGCGTGAGCAGATCAAGATCCACGTGGGTTCTTCGTGCACCGTTGACGTGGTGGAGCCCGGATCGCTCGAGCGCTCCAACGGCAAGCTGCGTCGGATCTACGACCTGCGGCCGAAGGGATAGCGGCCTGCTTCCGTGGCCGGCGCCTGCAGGCCACGGAAGCCGCCTGCACGTATTGACCGAACGTTCATGAGAAAATATCCCATATGCCGAGTACAGCACCCAGCCCAGCAGCACCCACCAAGCGCGGCCGTCCCGGCTACGACCAGCAGTCCGTACTGCTGATCGCCGTCGACGTCTTCAACCGCCACGGCTACGATGCCACATCCATGGGCATCCTCGCCGAAAATCTGGGCATCTCCAAGTCGGCGATCTACCATCATGTGCCCTCAAAGGGGGACCTCCTAAAGCTCGCCCTGGACCACGCGCTCGGCGGGCTGGAAGCCATCCTGGAGCAGCCGGGGGCAACCTCCGGGGCGGCCGATGCGCGGCTGGAGTTCGTGCTGCGCGAAACCATCGCCGTGCTGGTGGACCGGCTGCCCTTCGTCACGCTGCTGCTGCGGCTGCGCGGGAACACGGACATCGAGCGCAACGCCATGGAACGCCGTCGTGCCTTCGACCACAAGGTGGCGGAGCTGATCTCTGCGGCCCGCGACGAGGGGTCACTGCGCCAGGACATCGATCCCCGCACCGTGACCCGCCTCCTGTTCGGAACCATCAACTCGATAGTCGAGTGGTACAAGCCGGGCGGTTCGCTCTCACCGGAAAAGCTGGCCGACGACGTCATCACCATGGCGTTCGACGGCCTGCACGCCAAGCCCGGACAGGCTGACAATTAGCCGTTGACGGATTGGGCGTTGACGCCGGGGGTCCTGATGCCCACCCTGAATGCATGGCCACGAAACTGTCGGATCTTCTGTTCGGCGCATTTCCTGATCTCCGGTACCAGCCCACCTCCAAAAGGGTCCGCGCGAGCATTGACGGAAGTCCCGTCGTCGACACGCTCGAAGCCCTGCTGGTCTGGGAACCGAAACGCGTCACTCCGGTTTACGCCGTGCCCGAAAAGGACCTGCTGGCGCGGCTCGAGCCACCCGCCGCTGAGGGGGACGGCGGCCCGGACGAGTATCCGGTCCGCCTCATGGCAGACGCCCCGCCGGCACTGGACCCGCGGACCGGGTTCAGGCGGCACACGGCGGTGGGCGAGGAGCTCGACGTCGTAGCATCCGCGTTCAGCAGGCCGCGGGCAGCGTTCCGGCCCTCGGATCCGGACCTGGCGGGGTACGTCGTGCTGGATTTCGGCGCGTTCCACTGGCTCGAGGACCACGAGGAGATTATCGGTCACCCGCGGGACCCGTTCCACCGCGTGGACATCCGCGCCACCCTGCGGCACATCGAAGTGAAACTCGACGGCGTGGTGCTGGCGGACACCGTCGGGGCCCATCTGCTCTACGAAACGCTGCTTCCCTTGCGCTACTACATCCCGCCCGAGGACGTGCGGCTGGACCTGCTAGAGGCCAGCCCGCACCGCACCGTCTGCCCCTACAAGGGCGAGGCCAGGTACTGGAGCTACCCGGAGTCGGCCCGCGGTAAGAACATCGCCTGGGCCTACGATTCGCGGTTCATCGACGCCCAGCAAATCCACGGCCTGGTCTGCTTTTTCAACGAGCGGGCGGAGGTATTCGTGGACGGCGAGCCGCAGGACCACCCGGTCACCCCTTGGTCCTGAACCCTCCCTCACCTTTCGCCGCCTAAAACCAAACCCTTCCTCACCTTTCGCCGCCTAAAACCAAACCCTTCCTCACCTTTCGCCGCCTAAAACCAAACCCTTCCTCACCAAGGTGAGAAAGGGTTTGGGGATCTGCGACAGTGTCCCGGATCAGAGCTGATATTCAGCCTGTGTTCCGAGCCTCTCGTGGACGCAGAGGATGTTGTTCTCGGTATCCATGAACCAGGCGCATTTTTCGGCGTCGGTTGAACAGATGTGATGATCGGTCTTCATATCGGGGAGGTCATAGTCTTGGAACCGAACGCCCTTGGACTCCATGTCCTGGACGGTCCGTTCTATGTCAGTGACCTCAAAACTCAAAGCGGTGTGCTCGGAGTGCTTTCCGTCCGTTACAGGCATCAGCTGCAGCATGGGGCCGTCAGCGTTGCCGAATAAATCGCTTCCATCTTCAGCCTTGCCACGGTGTGGGAGGCCCAACGTTTCCGCGTAAAATCCGCGGGCGCGGTCCGGATCATCGACAGGCAGGATGGTTGTGGCTGTTCTCAGTGCTAGGGTCATTTCGCCACCTCCTACGCGGGTCATTTTACGCCCGGAAGCCCCGAAAGATTATGGGAAATTCCAGACTGCCCGGCAGCAATTGCGGGAGGGTTCCAGGAAACCCGACAGGACCTGAGGAAGCGTCCGGAAAAACCCGACAGGACCTGAGGAAGCGTGCGGGCTACTTCTCCACGAGGGTGAGGACGTCGTAGGTGGCCACGATTTCGTCGTTCTGGTTGGTGAGGACGGCGTCCCAGGCCACCTCGCCGTACTCGTCGGTCTCGCGGGGCGTGATCTTTTTGGCCGTAAGCGTCACCCGGATGGAGTCGCCCGCAGCCACAGGAGTGATGAACCGCAGGCTCTCCAGTCCGTAGTTGGCTAGGACCGGACCCGGGGCGGGCTCAACGAACAGCCCGGCAGCCCAGGCCAGCAGCAGGTAACCGTGCGCCACGATGCCCGGGAAGAACGGGTTGGCTTCCGCGGCCGCCTGGTTGGTGTGCGCGTAGAAGGTGTCGCCGGTCGAGTTGGCGAACGCGGAGATGTCCTCGAGTGCCACCTGCCGCAGTTCCGAACGGACAGCGTCGCCGATGCGCAGGCTCTCCAGCGACTTGCGGAACGGGTGTGTGCCCTCGGTTTCCACCGTGAAGTTGCGGTCGGCGCCGGTGTGCCAGATCCCGGTCACGGCGGTGAGCATGTTGGGCGAGCCCTGGATGGCGGTGCGCTGCATGTGGTGCATCACTGAGCGGATACCGCCCAGTTCCTCGCCGCCGCCGGCGCGTCCGGGTCCGCCGTGGACCAGGTGCGGGACGGGCGAACCATGGCCTGTTGACGAACGAGCGTCCTCACGGTTCAGCATCAGTACGCGGCCGTGGTGGGCTGCGATGCCCGTGACCAGTTCCTGCGCAACAGAAGGATCGTTAGTGCAGACCGAGGCGACCAGCGAACCGCCGCCGCGGGCGGCGAGCCGGACGGCGTCGGGAATGTCCGTGTACCCGATCACCGACGACACCGGACCGAAGGCTTCCAGCGAGTGGACCGGCTCGGCCTCCGCGTCAGCCCAGCTGAGCACCACGGGAGACATGAAGGCGCCGCCCTCGACGACGCCGGTTGCGCCGTCCGCGCTGGTGACCGACGGCGAATCGAGGGTTCCGTACGCCAGCTCACCGCCGGCGTCGAGCATGGACTGCACGGCGGCGCGGACATCGGCGAGCTGCTCCACGGAGGCGAGCGCGCCCATGGTGACGCCCTCGGCGCGCGGATCGCCGAGCACCACGCGCTGCTCAACCCTGGTTCCGATGGCGGAAACGACGGCGGGCACCAGCTCCTGCGGCACGATGGCGCGGCGGATGGCGGTGCACTTCTGCCCGGCCTTGACGGTTATTTCGGTGACTACGGACTTGATGAAGGCGTCGAATTCCGGCGTGCCTTCGACGGCGTCCGGGCCCAGGATGGCGGCGTTGAGGGAGTCGGTCTCGGACGTGAACCGCACGCCGCCCAGCACCACGTTGGGGTGGGACTTCAGGGACTGCGCGGTGGATGCCGAACCGGTGAAGGCCACGAGGTCGCGGTAGTCCAGCACGTCCAGCAGCCCGCGGACAGAGCCCGAAATCAGCTGCAGTGAACCCTTGGGCAGAATGTTGGATTCGATGATGGCCTTCACCACGGCCGCGGCGACGTAGCCCGTGGGGGTGGCCGGCTTGACGATGGTGGGGACGCCGGCGATGAACGCCGGGGCGAGCTTCTCCAGCATGCCCCAGACCGGAAAGTTGAAGGCGTTGATCTGCACCGCGACGCCGGGAATGCGGGTGTAGATGTGCTCGCCTGCGAACGATCCGTCCTTGGACAGCACCTCCATGGGCCCGTCCACCACCACCTGGGCGTTGGGCAGTTCACGCCGGCCCTTGGACCCGAACGTGAACAGCACGCCGATGCCGCCGTCGATGTCGATCATCGAGTCGATCTTCGTGGCGCCGGTCTGGGCAGAGAAGGCGTAGAAGTGCTCACGGCGCGCGTTCAGGTACTGTGCCAACTCCTTGAGCTTGAGGGCACGCTGGTGGAAGGTCAGCTTGCCGAGTTCCGTTTGGCCGGTGGTGCGGCCGTAGTCCACGACGGCGGCCAGGTCCAGCCCGTCGGTGCTCACCTTGGCCAGGATCTCCCCTGTGCTGGCGTCCCGGACGGGGACAGCGGAAGCCGCCGAGCCGGCGTGGGGAGTCCACCAGGAATCCTGCACGAAACTGGGGACGGTTTGCACGGTGTCCAGGGTGGCCTCGGGGGCAGTGGCGGTGGTGGTCATCGTTGACGGGTCCTTCCAACGGGGACAAATCTGATCCGGCCAGAACATTACTGACCGTCCGTTCGGTAATATGTCTACAGTACATGAATGTGCCCCGCTGCACACTAGTGGCACCGCACACGACCCAAGGAGAGCACATGACGCCGGAAGCCCGCGACGCAGAACTGGCGGCCACCCAAGCACCCGAAGGCCCGACGCCCGGAGAGCTGTGGAAGATCACCCTCGGCGAGCTGGACGAGAAGATGGGCGTGAAAATCGTGGAGGAGTCCGTCGAGCGCGTCGTGGCGACCATGCCGGTGGAGGGAAACCGGCAGTCGTTCGGCCTGCTGCACGGCGGCGCCTCGCTGGCCGTGGGCGAGGCCGTGGGATCGTGGGCGGCGGTGATCCACGCCAGCACGCTGGGCAAGACCGCCGTTGGCGTGGACGTCTCCGCCACGCACCACCGCTCCGCCCGGACCGGCGTCATCACCATTACGGCCACCCCCATCCACCTTGGCGGCACCCTGACCACGCACGAAGTGCTGATCACCAACGACGCCGGGCAGCGGCTCTGCAGCATGCGCATCACCAACCTGCTGCTTGCGCCGAGGGCCTGACGTCGTCCCTGGCGCCGCCCTGACGTCCTCCGCAGCGCCGCCCCGGCTAGGCTGATCTGGTGACCGAGCTTGGCAGCCTGACCCCCACCCTGATCGCGGTGGGCCTCCTGATGGCGCTGACGGCCGCCGTCCTCAGCGCTTTCCGGGTTCCGCATGCCTTCGCGCCGGCCCTCGCCATCCTCCGCGGCGCGGCGCAGCTCGCCGCCGTCAGCCTGATCCTCGGCGCCGTGATCGCCA
Proteins encoded:
- the paaK gene encoding phenylacetate--CoA ligase PaaK is translated as MTLHAPEPTLAAHTDAVLDPEETMSRDELETLQLSRLRHTVAYAYDRVPLYKRKFDDAGIHPSDLRELADLGNFPFTTKEDLRQEYPFGMFAVPQSDVARVHASSGTTGRPTVVGYTKQDLADWAKLVARCLRASGVRPGMKVHNAYGYGLFTGGLGAHAGAEALGCTVIPMSGGQTERQIQMIQDFEPDAILATPTYLLTIADAMAHMGIDPTSTSLKYAVLGAEPWTQEMRHELEVTMNIKACDIYGLSEVMGPGVAGECVETQDGSHIWEDHFRPEIIDPFNPAPGKENVLADGEHGELVFTSLTKEALPIIRYRTKDLTRLLPGTARPAHRRMGRITGRSDDMIILRGVNLFPSQIEEIALRIPELSPHFQLELTRPEGQRMDQLTVKIERRDNVTAGQSTTAAHTLREQIKIHVGSSCTVDVVEPGSLERSNGKLRRIYDLRPKG
- a CDS encoding TetR/AcrR family transcriptional regulator, whose translation is MPSTAPSPAAPTKRGRPGYDQQSVLLIAVDVFNRHGYDATSMGILAENLGISKSAIYHHVPSKGDLLKLALDHALGGLEAILEQPGATSGAADARLEFVLRETIAVLVDRLPFVTLLLRLRGNTDIERNAMERRRAFDHKVAELISAARDEGSLRQDIDPRTVTRLLFGTINSIVEWYKPGGSLSPEKLADDVITMAFDGLHAKPGQADN
- a CDS encoding DUF427 domain-containing protein gives rise to the protein MATKLSDLLFGAFPDLRYQPTSKRVRASIDGSPVVDTLEALLVWEPKRVTPVYAVPEKDLLARLEPPAAEGDGGPDEYPVRLMADAPPALDPRTGFRRHTAVGEELDVVASAFSRPRAAFRPSDPDLAGYVVLDFGAFHWLEDHEEIIGHPRDPFHRVDIRATLRHIEVKLDGVVLADTVGAHLLYETLLPLRYYIPPEDVRLDLLEASPHRTVCPYKGEARYWSYPESARGKNIAWAYDSRFIDAQQIHGLVCFFNERAEVFVDGEPQDHPVTPWS
- a CDS encoding VOC family protein, which translates into the protein MTLALRTATTILPVDDPDRARGFYAETLGLPHRGKAEDGSDLFGNADGPMLQLMPVTDGKHSEHTALSFEVTDIERTVQDMESKGVRFQDYDLPDMKTDHHICSTDAEKCAWFMDTENNILCVHERLGTQAEYQL
- the paaZ gene encoding phenylacetic acid degradation bifunctional protein PaaZ, coding for MTTTATAPEATLDTVQTVPSFVQDSWWTPHAGSAASAVPVRDASTGEILAKVSTDGLDLAAVVDYGRTTGQTELGKLTFHQRALKLKELAQYLNARREHFYAFSAQTGATKIDSMIDIDGGIGVLFTFGSKGRRELPNAQVVVDGPMEVLSKDGSFAGEHIYTRIPGVAVQINAFNFPVWGMLEKLAPAFIAGVPTIVKPATPTGYVAAAVVKAIIESNILPKGSLQLISGSVRGLLDVLDYRDLVAFTGSASTAQSLKSHPNVVLGGVRFTSETDSLNAAILGPDAVEGTPEFDAFIKSVVTEITVKAGQKCTAIRRAIVPQELVPAVVSAIGTRVEQRVVLGDPRAEGVTMGALASVEQLADVRAAVQSMLDAGGELAYGTLDSPSVTSADGATGVVEGGAFMSPVVLSWADAEAEPVHSLEAFGPVSSVIGYTDIPDAVRLAARGGGSLVASVCTNDPSVAQELVTGIAAHHGRVLMLNREDARSSTGHGSPVPHLVHGGPGRAGGGEELGGIRSVMHHMQRTAIQGSPNMLTAVTGIWHTGADRNFTVETEGTHPFRKSLESLRIGDAVRSELRQVALEDISAFANSTGDTFYAHTNQAAAEANPFFPGIVAHGYLLLAWAAGLFVEPAPGPVLANYGLESLRFITPVAAGDSIRVTLTAKKITPRETDEYGEVAWDAVLTNQNDEIVATYDVLTLVEK
- a CDS encoding PaaI family thioesterase; translation: MTPEARDAELAATQAPEGPTPGELWKITLGELDEKMGVKIVEESVERVVATMPVEGNRQSFGLLHGGASLAVGEAVGSWAAVIHASTLGKTAVGVDVSATHHRSARTGVITITATPIHLGGTLTTHEVLITNDAGQRLCSMRITNLLLAPRA